The Lachnospiraceae bacterium oral taxon 500 genome window below encodes:
- a CDS encoding AAA family ATPase, translating into MLKRKIEKDILRWLEDSEKALLIYGVRQAGKTFIIRECLKLANCDYIEFNLIRQPEIVDILDKAAGIDDLILKLSLYSNQKIIPEKTIFFFDEIQRYKEIVTRIKFLVEDKRFRYILSGSLLGVEIVNLKSAPVGYLQTLQMYPLDFEEFLQIFNVDEAVIEKLRSAFMARQPVDEVIHSKIMDMFQLYLIIGGMPAAVEKYRTTGNIDDVIDEHRAIIEQYKLDFTQYEEENRKLMITHIYELIPAEINEKNKRFMIADIKKNLRYDRIADSFTWLWKAGVALAVFNATEPTIPLLLNKKSSLFKLFLSDVGLLTTIYGKACKLKIVSQEKDINKGAVYENGIAQELYAHGYPLYYYNSKKKGELDFVVEHAGRVLPIEVKSGKDYEKHSALDNVMSVKEYAIEEAYVFTNDNVKVKGKLTYLPIYMVMFLKEDLIEFMDISAERFKI; encoded by the coding sequence ATGCTGAAAAGAAAAATTGAAAAGGACATTCTGCGATGGCTGGAAGACAGTGAAAAAGCGCTGCTGATTTATGGAGTTCGCCAAGCCGGCAAAACATTTATTATTCGGGAATGTTTAAAGCTGGCTAACTGCGATTATATTGAATTTAATCTTATCCGGCAGCCGGAGATTGTTGACATTTTAGACAAAGCAGCCGGAATCGATGACCTGATTTTAAAGCTGTCATTATACAGCAATCAGAAAATCATTCCCGAAAAGACCATTTTTTTCTTTGATGAAATCCAAAGGTACAAAGAAATCGTTACCAGAATCAAATTTCTGGTAGAGGATAAGCGCTTTCGTTATATTCTCTCCGGCTCGCTTCTTGGCGTGGAAATCGTGAATTTAAAGTCAGCACCGGTTGGCTATTTGCAGACGCTTCAGATGTATCCGCTGGACTTTGAAGAGTTTCTGCAAATATTTAATGTAGACGAAGCAGTCATAGAGAAACTGCGCAGTGCTTTTATGGCGAGGCAGCCGGTTGATGAAGTGATCCATAGTAAAATCATGGATATGTTTCAGCTTTACCTGATTATCGGCGGTATGCCGGCAGCGGTTGAAAAGTATCGAACTACCGGCAATATTGATGATGTCATAGATGAACACAGAGCCATTATCGAGCAGTATAAACTGGATTTTACACAGTATGAGGAAGAAAACCGCAAGCTGATGATTACCCATATTTATGAGCTGATTCCGGCGGAGATAAATGAAAAAAATAAACGGTTTATGATTGCGGATATAAAAAAGAATTTGCGCTACGACCGGATTGCGGACAGCTTTACTTGGCTTTGGAAAGCGGGTGTTGCTTTGGCTGTATTTAATGCTACAGAGCCGACTATTCCGCTTTTATTGAATAAAAAGAGCAGCTTATTTAAACTGTTTCTCTCCGATGTGGGACTGCTGACTACAATATACGGCAAGGCATGTAAATTAAAAATTGTCAGTCAGGAAAAGGATATTAACAAAGGCGCGGTTTATGAAAATGGGATAGCCCAAGAGTTGTATGCCCATGGCTACCCGCTGTATTATTATAATAGTAAGAAAAAAGGCGAGTTGGATTTTGTGGTGGAGCACGCCGGCCGAGTGCTGCCGATTGAAGTAAAAAGCGGCAAGGATTATGAAAAGCATTCGGCATTGGATAATGTGATGAGTGTTAAAGAGTACGCCATCGAAGAAGCCTATGTTTTCACCAATGACAATGTGAAAGTAAAAGGAAAGCTGACGTATTTGCCGATTTATATGGTTATGTTTCTCAAAGAGGATTTAATTGAGTTTATGGATATTTCGGCGGAGCGGTTTAAGATATAA
- a CDS encoding ABC transporter — MIEVMDVTKKYGDFTALSGVNLSIKKGSVYGLVGANGSGKTTLIKTIMGVFRQEQGAIKMQEQDIYDNPEMKRKIFYVPDDLFFFSMYSSKRMAKFYAGIYPDFDWERYHKVRQVLKLDENKRINQFSKGMKKQTALWLGICARPEVMILDEPVDGLDPVMRRQIWSLLMQDVSSREMTVLVSSHNLRELEDICDTVGILHNGKVLLERELDDLKGDIHKVQMAFASEQTEIDPAALPFKVMKSSHTGRVYSFVVRGREEEIEKAFAAYQPMFIDFIPLSLEEIFIYEIGGEGYEIQNILL, encoded by the coding sequence ATGATTGAAGTAATGGACGTAACCAAAAAATACGGAGATTTTACTGCGCTGTCGGGAGTAAACCTGTCAATCAAAAAAGGTTCGGTCTATGGTCTGGTCGGCGCGAACGGTTCGGGCAAAACCACTTTGATAAAGACGATTATGGGCGTTTTCCGGCAGGAACAGGGTGCGATTAAAATGCAGGAACAGGATATTTATGACAATCCGGAGATGAAAAGAAAAATCTTTTATGTGCCGGATGATTTGTTTTTCTTTTCCATGTATTCGTCGAAACGGATGGCTAAGTTTTACGCCGGTATTTATCCGGATTTTGACTGGGAAAGATATCATAAAGTCCGGCAGGTACTAAAGCTGGATGAAAATAAACGAATCAATCAGTTTTCCAAGGGCATGAAAAAACAAACGGCGCTGTGGCTCGGGATTTGTGCCCGGCCGGAAGTGATGATTTTAGACGAACCGGTCGACGGGCTGGATCCGGTGATGCGCCGCCAAATCTGGTCACTGCTGATGCAGGACGTCAGCAGTCGGGAGATGACGGTACTGGTGTCCTCGCATAATTTACGGGAACTTGAGGATATTTGTGATACCGTTGGTATTCTGCATAATGGAAAGGTTTTGCTGGAGCGGGAATTGGACGATTTAAAAGGCGATATCCATAAGGTCCAGATGGCTTTTGCCTCCGAACAAACCGAGATTGATCCGGCGGCGCTGCCTTTTAAGGTGATGAAAAGCAGTCATACCGGCCGGGTCTATTCCTTTGTGGTGCGCGGCAGAGAGGAAGAAATCGAAAAAGCCTTTGCCGCCTATCAACCGATGTTTATTGACTTTATTCCGCTTAGTCTGGAAGAAATATTTATTTATGAGATCGGAGGAGAGGGCTATGAAATCCAAAATATCCTTTTGTAA
- a CDS encoding GntR family transcriptional regulator, with protein sequence MIQVDLRSRTPLYLQIVQNIKTNIISGDLQADEKLPSVRELSAELVINPNTIQKAFRMLEQEGFLYSLPGKGNYVMELKTAKVKEQQERVLKEIAAAVEKAYRLGLRREEICSYLDWAEKEENND encoded by the coding sequence ATGATTCAGGTTGATTTACGAAGCCGGACGCCGCTGTATTTGCAGATCGTGCAAAATATTAAAACCAATATCATCAGCGGTGATTTGCAGGCGGATGAAAAATTGCCGTCGGTTCGCGAGTTGTCGGCGGAACTGGTGATCAATCCCAATACGATTCAAAAGGCGTTTCGGATGCTGGAGCAGGAAGGATTTTTATACAGTCTGCCGGGCAAGGGCAATTATGTCATGGAACTGAAGACCGCTAAAGTGAAGGAGCAGCAGGAGAGGGTGCTGAAAGAGATTGCCGCCGCAGTGGAAAAAGCCTATCGGCTGGGGCTGCGTCGGGAGGAGATTTGCAGCTACCTGGATTGGGCGGAGAAGGAGGAAAACAATGATTGA